A genome region from Tachyglossus aculeatus isolate mTacAcu1 chromosome 1, mTacAcu1.pri, whole genome shotgun sequence includes the following:
- the RAP2B gene encoding ras-related protein Rap-2b, producing the protein MREYKVVVLGSGGVGKSALTVQFVTGSFIEKYDPTIEDFYRKEIEVDSSPSVLEILDTAGTEQFASMRDLYIKNGQGFILVYSLVNQQSFQDIRPMRDQIIRVKRYEKVPMILVGNKVDLEGEREVAYGEGKALAEEWGCPFLETSAKNKASVDELFAEIVRQMNYAAQPNGDDQCCSGCVIL; encoded by the coding sequence ATGCGAGAGTacaaagtggtggtgctgggctCGGGCGGGGTGGGCAAATCGGCCCTGACCGTCCAGTTCGTCACGGGCTCCTTCATCGAGAAGTACGACCCCACCATCGAGGACTTCTACCGCAAGGAGATCGAGGTGGACTCGTCGCCGTCGGTGCTGGAGATCCTGGACACGGCGGGCACCGAGCAGTTCGCCTCCATGCGGGACCTGTACATCAAGAACGGCCAGGGCTTCATCCTGGTCTACAGCCTGGTCAACCAGCAGAGCTTCCAGGACATCCGGCCCATGCGGGACCAGATCATCCGCGTCAAGCGGTACGAGAAGGTGCCCATGATCCTGGTGGGCAACAAGGTGGACCTGGAGGGCGAGCGGGAGGTGGCCTACGGCGAGGGCAAGGCCCTGGCCGAGGAGTGGGGCTGCCCCTTCCTGGAGACCTCGGCCAAGAACAAGGCCTCGGTGGACGAGCTCTTCGCCGAGATCGTCCGGCAGATGAACTACGCCGCCCAGCCCAACGGCGACGACCAGTGCTGCTCCGGCTGTGTCATCCTCTGA